A DNA window from Pseudomonas wuhanensis contains the following coding sequences:
- a CDS encoding S49 family peptidase: MPRAFELAASQPWLMLPGALDNLLTIADRMGDPAALETRTGVRLDNSRTVSTRNGVAIIPVVGPVFRYANLFTEISGATSTQVLATDLQTALDDPKVNAIILNIDSPGGVAAGINELADQIHAARSRKRIVAYIGGTGASAAYWIASAASEIVIDETALAGSIGVVVEAVVEGEAASGRKRYQIVSRNAPNKRVDLATEEGRAKVGETVDAMGDVFVAKVARNLGVDPERVPEMGDFGGLRVGAAAVESGLAHRLGSLEALITELAKPAATQPRKFNMTTVSSTAELREALAAGTDPQTIQIAQASQPDLESIRTQSREEGASAERERITGIHALASKGFEAEISAAIDAGTSVEATALQLFKAAQDRGISLNAIKADGTGASTSTPPGNDDQGERKAVVGAIVAGASRR; this comes from the coding sequence ATGCCCCGCGCATTTGAGCTGGCTGCCTCGCAGCCCTGGCTGATGCTGCCTGGCGCCCTGGATAACCTGCTGACCATTGCAGATCGGATGGGCGATCCGGCGGCGCTGGAGACCCGGACAGGCGTGCGCCTGGACAACAGCCGCACCGTCAGTACCCGCAATGGGGTGGCGATTATCCCGGTGGTCGGTCCGGTGTTTCGTTACGCCAATCTCTTCACCGAGATCAGCGGCGCGACCAGTACTCAGGTGCTGGCCACCGACCTGCAGACGGCACTGGATGACCCCAAGGTCAACGCGATCATTCTGAACATCGACAGCCCTGGCGGCGTGGCCGCCGGGATCAACGAGCTGGCCGACCAGATCCATGCAGCCCGATCCCGCAAGCGCATCGTCGCCTACATCGGCGGCACCGGGGCCAGCGCGGCCTACTGGATCGCCTCGGCAGCCAGCGAGATCGTTATCGATGAAACCGCGCTGGCCGGCAGCATCGGCGTTGTGGTCGAGGCAGTCGTGGAAGGCGAGGCGGCCAGCGGGCGCAAGCGCTACCAGATCGTCAGCCGCAACGCGCCGAACAAACGCGTGGATCTGGCCACCGAAGAGGGCCGGGCCAAGGTCGGCGAAACGGTCGATGCCATGGGCGACGTGTTCGTGGCCAAGGTTGCCCGCAACCTCGGTGTCGATCCCGAACGCGTGCCGGAGATGGGCGACTTTGGCGGGCTGCGTGTCGGCGCCGCCGCCGTCGAGTCCGGCCTGGCTCACCGCCTGGGCTCGCTTGAAGCACTGATTACTGAATTGGCCAAACCGGCCGCAACCCAACCGAGGAAATTCAATATGACCACCGTCAGCAGCACGGCGGAGTTGCGTGAGGCGCTGGCCGCCGGCACGGATCCGCAAACCATTCAGATTGCCCAAGCCAGCCAGCCGGATCTGGAGAGCATCCGCACCCAGAGTCGCGAGGAGGGCGCGAGCGCTGAGCGTGAACGCATCACCGGCATTCATGCCCTGGCGAGCAAGGGCTTCGAAGCCGAAATCTCTGCCGCCATCGATGCCGGCACCTCGGTCGAAGCCACCGCCCTGCAACTGTTCAAGGCGGCCCAGGATCGCGGTATTTCCCTGAATGCGATCAAGGCCGATGGCACCGGTGCCTCGACTTCCACCCCACCCGGCAATGACGACCAAGGCGAACGCAAGGCCGTGGTCGGCGCCATCGTCGCGGGCGCTTCGCGCCGCTGA
- a CDS encoding LexA family protein, whose translation MIGKRIAQRMTELQLSEGELGRRSGVPQPTIHRIITGESLSPRQSNVEKIAKALAVTSNWLWTGKSAGSEASTFAHANVEPGPAIKGSVPLISWVQAGAWCEAIDIMNIGDAEIWLPCAVSHSKKTYALRVRGLSMFNPHERRSFRDGDIIYVDPAKDPENGSLVIAKLTNSDEATFKQLVLEGHRQFLKPLNPSWPEPIIELPPDAVICGVVISKLEIF comes from the coding sequence GTGATAGGCAAGCGTATAGCTCAGCGCATGACGGAGCTTCAGCTATCAGAAGGTGAATTAGGTCGCAGATCCGGCGTACCTCAACCAACTATTCACAGAATAATCACCGGTGAATCGCTTAGTCCGAGGCAATCGAACGTCGAAAAAATTGCGAAGGCTCTTGCTGTTACTTCGAATTGGTTGTGGACTGGTAAGAGCGCAGGATCTGAGGCAAGTACGTTTGCGCACGCCAACGTGGAGCCAGGTCCTGCTATTAAAGGTTCTGTTCCATTGATTTCATGGGTACAAGCGGGTGCGTGGTGCGAAGCAATCGATATTATGAATATCGGCGATGCGGAGATTTGGCTTCCATGCGCCGTATCTCATAGTAAGAAAACCTATGCGCTTCGTGTGCGCGGGCTTTCAATGTTCAATCCTCATGAACGTCGATCTTTTCGAGATGGCGACATCATCTACGTCGACCCAGCGAAGGATCCAGAAAACGGATCTCTTGTCATCGCCAAACTGACAAACAGTGATGAAGCAACGTTCAAGCAACTGGTCTTGGAGGGGCATCGTCAGTTTCTCAAGCCTCTCAACCCATCGTGGCCAGAACCCATTATTGAGCTACCGCCAGATGCCGTGATTTGCGGGGTTGTCATTTCAAAACTGGAAATTTTCTAA
- a CDS encoding phage terminase large subunit family protein has translation MDILTNRTIRSALRKAATKALRSACRKWAPPPRMSIIEWADKYRWLAPEEAARPGKYRFDVTPHLTWPGGPLEALDDPAVSEIVGRKSAQVAWTSGVLGNALGKWIDIDPSPILVLFPKAEAAKQYVGEKLEPMIEATPRLRKKVDLRSRKLQQRQDFKRFPGGFLKMVGSNSPASVKSTPVPRVAIEEPDDCNLNLRGQGDSIKLAKERLKTFRRSKIIIGGTPTIKGLSAIDAELELSDKRVGLVPCHECGQEHALSFDNLHCDEDPDYLHEVYGRKRPEKAFYSCPHCGAIWDDNQKNANLKHGRWSATAEFRGIAGYILNELYATFWGSRFQVLMEKKLQAEHAAAQGNIGPMIAFVNSSKGESYEYQSDAPKTDELEKRAEPYAELTAPKGVLLITVGVDVQGDRLALVITGWGRGEESWRLYWGELHGNPIDPHDSVWQELDRVISRPIPTEGGAQLAVSAVSIDSSDGNTSDAVYSYVRDRQRYNVMAIKGASIDSRDKEIFTKPPQSVDTSQDNTKAAKYGLRVHIVGTHKAKTLIDGRLRLKGAGPGRMHWYSEIRSDYYEQLTNEVLAPHPRNPSKMVWQKKAGRRNEALDCEVYALHAARSLKTHLLRDHEWDQLEQQLLQPTLFNTEQPVAPVPRRAVARGRGTRSRAGY, from the coding sequence ATGGATATTCTGACGAACCGGACGATTCGGAGCGCTTTGAGGAAGGCGGCGACTAAGGCGCTGCGCAGCGCCTGTCGCAAGTGGGCACCACCACCGCGCATGAGCATCATCGAGTGGGCGGACAAATACCGCTGGCTCGCGCCGGAAGAGGCGGCACGCCCTGGCAAATACCGCTTCGATGTGACGCCGCACCTGACTTGGCCGGGTGGTCCGCTGGAGGCGCTGGACGATCCGGCGGTTAGTGAGATCGTTGGCCGCAAATCGGCCCAGGTAGCCTGGACGTCGGGCGTATTGGGTAACGCCTTGGGTAAATGGATCGACATCGACCCGTCGCCGATTCTGGTGCTGTTCCCCAAGGCCGAAGCCGCCAAGCAGTACGTCGGTGAAAAGCTCGAACCAATGATCGAGGCCACGCCGCGGCTGCGCAAGAAAGTCGATCTGCGCAGCCGCAAGCTGCAGCAGCGTCAGGACTTCAAGCGGTTCCCCGGCGGGTTCCTGAAGATGGTCGGCTCCAACAGCCCGGCCAGCGTGAAATCCACACCGGTGCCTCGGGTGGCCATCGAGGAGCCCGACGACTGCAACCTCAACCTGCGCGGCCAGGGCGACAGCATCAAACTGGCCAAGGAGCGTCTGAAAACCTTTCGCCGTTCGAAGATCATCATCGGCGGTACGCCGACCATCAAAGGTCTGTCAGCGATTGATGCCGAGCTGGAACTGTCAGACAAGCGCGTTGGCCTGGTGCCGTGTCACGAATGTGGCCAGGAACATGCGCTGAGCTTCGACAACCTGCACTGTGATGAGGATCCGGATTACCTGCATGAGGTATACGGCAGGAAGCGGCCGGAGAAGGCCTTCTACTCGTGTCCGCATTGCGGTGCGATCTGGGACGACAACCAGAAGAACGCCAACCTCAAGCACGGACGCTGGTCGGCCACCGCCGAGTTTCGCGGGATCGCCGGCTACATCCTCAACGAGCTGTACGCGACGTTTTGGGGATCGCGCTTCCAGGTGCTGATGGAGAAAAAGCTTCAGGCCGAACACGCGGCGGCGCAGGGCAACATCGGGCCGATGATCGCCTTCGTCAACAGCTCGAAGGGCGAAAGCTACGAGTACCAGAGCGATGCGCCGAAGACCGACGAACTGGAGAAGCGTGCCGAACCTTACGCCGAACTGACGGCACCCAAAGGCGTACTGCTGATCACCGTCGGCGTCGACGTGCAGGGTGACCGACTGGCGCTGGTCATCACCGGCTGGGGGCGGGGCGAAGAATCCTGGCGATTGTATTGGGGGGAGTTGCATGGCAATCCCATCGATCCCCATGACAGCGTCTGGCAGGAACTGGATCGGGTTATCTCCCGGCCGATTCCCACCGAGGGCGGCGCTCAGTTGGCGGTATCGGCGGTCAGCATCGACAGCTCGGACGGCAACACGAGTGATGCGGTCTACAGCTACGTGCGGGATCGTCAGCGCTACAACGTGATGGCGATCAAAGGCGCGTCCATTGACAGCCGCGACAAGGAGATTTTCACCAAGCCGCCGCAGTCGGTGGATACCTCGCAAGACAACACTAAGGCCGCGAAATACGGCCTACGAGTGCACATCGTCGGCACGCACAAGGCTAAGACGTTGATCGACGGCCGCCTGCGGTTGAAGGGGGCAGGGCCTGGGCGTATGCACTGGTACAGCGAGATTCGCTCGGACTACTACGAGCAGCTCACCAACGAAGTGCTGGCGCCGCATCCGCGTAACCCCAGCAAGATGGTCTGGCAGAAAAAGGCCGGTCGCCGCAACGAGGCACTCGACTGTGAGGTGTATGCCTTGCACGCCGCACGCAGTTTGAAAACCCACCTGCTGCGCGATCACGAGTGGGATCAGTTGGAGCAGCAGCTGCTGCAGCCAACCCTGTTCAACACCGAACAACCGGTCGCACCGGTACCGCGCCGAGCAGTCGCTCGTGGGCGGGGCACCCGCAGTCGTGCGGGCTACTAA
- a CDS encoding TraR/DksA C4-type zinc finger protein: MADVIDTANDQADYFLQVALDRRPRPVVGIASSEYCADCDEPIPVLRQHTIEGCQTCVSCQALRERRR, translated from the coding sequence ATGGCTGATGTGATCGATACGGCCAACGACCAAGCCGATTATTTCCTCCAGGTCGCTTTGGATCGTCGCCCCCGCCCGGTAGTAGGTATCGCCAGTTCCGAATATTGCGCTGACTGTGATGAGCCCATCCCGGTACTTCGTCAGCATACGATCGAAGGGTGTCAGACCTGCGTCAGCTGCCAGGCTTTGCGGGAGCGTCGCCGATGA
- a CDS encoding terminase small subunit, translated as MGRTVNKADLSEIVGRDERTLTRWQNDGMPVVEFGIGRGNENQYDTEAVIQWLMHQASLNGKKESSRDRLDRIRADREELAMAKDLGEVVIADDLIERFEAMITAAKVELLNSFPDALAAELSARYGVEVDDQLIRDPIEAILRRLSDYDKDDAPSDGYSDEPDDSERFEEGGD; from the coding sequence ATGGGCAGGACAGTCAATAAGGCCGACTTGAGTGAGATCGTCGGCCGCGACGAACGCACCCTGACCCGTTGGCAAAACGACGGCATGCCCGTAGTCGAGTTTGGCATCGGGCGTGGCAACGAAAACCAGTACGACACTGAAGCCGTGATCCAGTGGCTGATGCATCAGGCCTCGCTCAACGGCAAAAAGGAATCCTCCCGCGACCGGCTCGACCGGATCCGGGCCGACCGCGAAGAGCTGGCGATGGCCAAGGATTTGGGTGAGGTGGTCATCGCCGATGACCTGATCGAACGCTTCGAGGCCATGATCACCGCCGCCAAAGTCGAATTACTCAACTCATTTCCGGACGCGCTGGCCGCCGAGCTGTCGGCGCGTTACGGCGTGGAGGTGGACGACCAACTGATCCGAGATCCCATTGAAGCCATCCTGAGGAGGCTGTCTGACTATGACAAGGATGATGCCCCGTCAGATGGATATTCTGACGAACCGGACGATTCGGAGCGCTTTGAGGAAGGCGGCGACTAA
- a CDS encoding pyocin activator PrtN family protein, which translates to MTSTLTQLRKQFDTPCPSIAEVRERYFSHIRTDRYLLKEIKAGRIPLNIKRLHSSARAKPVVYLHDLADYLDAQAATEAA; encoded by the coding sequence GTGACCAGCACCCTCACCCAGCTTAGAAAGCAATTCGATACACCTTGCCCGTCTATTGCCGAAGTACGCGAACGGTACTTCTCACACATCCGAACCGACCGCTATTTGCTGAAGGAAATCAAGGCAGGCCGCATTCCGTTGAACATCAAACGCTTGCACAGCTCAGCGCGGGCTAAACCCGTGGTTTACCTACATGACCTCGCCGACTACCTCGACGCCCAAGCAGCAACAGAAGCGGCTTGA
- a CDS encoding DUF5906 domain-containing protein, with translation MSELVKGAPIAEWAQRYIDSFNLALVPIEAGEKAPKGMGWNKPGGYITEAAKAALFWQTNPAHNLGVVLGPSRVCSLDVDDVQWTRHLLYELLEIDLDAMALVFPTVVGNPARFRIMFRVPDGIELTRHALAWPNEKDPDGTIHKGLIEKAKAAKAAGDAVGEIVARAEAEEFKRFTVFELRAGLVQDVLPPSIHPGTGKPYAWRTPPKTEDGLPVLPSELLAIWNNWEIFKRDAEAACPWAVKAKKPLGKPIKRQAPANGKQPSVIDEFNRCHDVEELLRANGYTKRGGKWLYPQSSTGLPGITVTEGKVYSHHGADPLANGHQNDAFEVYCLLEHGGDQSRAVKEAARLLGMQHSSRPDPRDLPPPPSGDAAAADVHDEAASSEAAPATPGGTGEELTLEQVLRRFALVEGTTHVWDCDQSKVMKKSAFEARVGKPLAKAWLDDTGKRLISDDHVRDIEQARRMAGKKGGALGMSPTDRYVYIDGTKDVWDREKKRRIAEGAVKMALGDTYPLWLNSSERRTVDVEHIVFDPTMTKDPAVYINTFDGLPLEPVRDDAACANLRWLISFLCNHDEDAVRWLTCWLAYPLQHLGAKMDTAVLMHSSMEGSGKSLFFADTLGMLYGQYAATVGQTQLESNFNAWQSRKLWAVFEEVVSRDQRYNQVGKIKHLVTGKTVRMESKFINGWEEANHMNAVFLSNEILPWPISDTDRRMLVVWPLETLPVERQKAIGQELQEGGVAALYGWLLAVDLGDFNQRTRPPSTDARERLVALSRAGWQTFLHLWKYSELGQGLWGPCLSTDLYSLFLEWCQRNKEHVMSQTKFSLFISSEMNKTRAIPWTDGNNRRFGAFFFPVDQDASPPPSLKAAELGKQVENWRAKAKLAGWNVDNWDHIKAAAA, from the coding sequence ATGAGTGAGCTGGTCAAAGGAGCGCCCATAGCAGAGTGGGCGCAACGTTACATCGACTCCTTCAATCTCGCCCTGGTTCCCATTGAGGCAGGGGAGAAGGCCCCCAAGGGCATGGGCTGGAACAAGCCCGGGGGCTACATCACCGAAGCGGCGAAAGCCGCTCTTTTTTGGCAAACCAATCCTGCGCACAACTTGGGTGTGGTGCTGGGTCCAAGCCGCGTCTGCTCGTTAGACGTGGATGATGTGCAATGGACGAGGCATCTCCTCTACGAATTGCTGGAGATTGATCTGGATGCAATGGCGTTGGTATTCCCGACGGTTGTTGGGAACCCCGCACGCTTTCGGATCATGTTTCGTGTGCCGGACGGCATCGAGCTGACCCGGCATGCATTGGCGTGGCCGAACGAGAAAGATCCGGATGGCACGATCCACAAGGGTTTGATCGAGAAAGCCAAGGCTGCCAAAGCTGCTGGCGATGCGGTGGGGGAGATCGTGGCGCGGGCTGAGGCCGAGGAGTTCAAGCGCTTTACGGTATTCGAGCTGCGTGCGGGCTTGGTGCAGGACGTGTTGCCTCCATCGATCCATCCAGGTACGGGCAAACCTTACGCCTGGCGTACGCCACCTAAGACAGAGGATGGTTTGCCGGTGCTGCCCTCTGAGTTGCTGGCTATCTGGAACAATTGGGAGATTTTCAAGCGTGACGCCGAGGCTGCGTGTCCCTGGGCGGTGAAGGCAAAAAAGCCTCTTGGCAAGCCGATCAAGCGCCAGGCACCGGCCAATGGCAAGCAACCCTCTGTAATCGACGAGTTCAACCGCTGTCACGACGTGGAAGAGTTGCTGCGCGCCAATGGTTACACCAAACGCGGCGGCAAGTGGCTCTATCCACAGAGCAGCACAGGGTTGCCGGGCATCACGGTGACCGAGGGTAAGGTGTATTCGCACCACGGCGCCGATCCGCTCGCCAACGGACACCAGAACGACGCCTTTGAAGTGTACTGCCTACTCGAGCACGGCGGTGATCAGTCGCGGGCGGTCAAGGAGGCGGCGCGCCTGTTGGGTATGCAGCATTCGTCTCGACCGGATCCGCGAGATCTTCCCCCGCCCCCTTCTGGTGATGCAGCTGCGGCAGATGTGCATGATGAGGCGGCATCTAGCGAGGCGGCTCCTGCAACTCCCGGGGGAACGGGGGAGGAGTTAACCCTTGAGCAGGTGTTGCGTCGGTTTGCACTGGTGGAGGGCACCACGCATGTGTGGGACTGCGACCAGTCGAAGGTAATGAAGAAGTCGGCGTTCGAGGCCCGGGTAGGTAAGCCGTTGGCCAAGGCCTGGCTGGATGACACGGGCAAGCGTCTTATCTCCGATGACCACGTCCGTGACATCGAGCAGGCACGACGCATGGCCGGTAAAAAGGGCGGTGCCCTGGGCATGTCGCCGACGGATCGTTACGTGTACATCGACGGCACCAAGGACGTGTGGGACCGGGAGAAAAAGCGGCGTATCGCCGAAGGTGCGGTCAAGATGGCGTTGGGCGACACCTATCCGCTATGGCTCAACAGTAGCGAGCGGCGAACGGTGGATGTTGAACACATCGTGTTCGATCCGACCATGACCAAGGATCCGGCCGTGTACATCAATACCTTCGACGGGCTGCCGCTTGAGCCGGTCAGAGATGATGCAGCCTGCGCCAACCTGCGCTGGTTGATTTCGTTCCTTTGCAACCATGACGAAGATGCGGTGCGGTGGCTGACGTGCTGGCTGGCTTATCCGCTGCAGCATCTCGGCGCCAAGATGGACACCGCGGTGCTGATGCACTCCAGCATGGAAGGCTCGGGCAAGAGCCTGTTCTTTGCCGACACGCTCGGCATGTTGTACGGGCAGTACGCGGCGACGGTCGGACAGACTCAGCTGGAAAGCAATTTTAACGCTTGGCAAAGCCGCAAGCTTTGGGCGGTCTTCGAGGAGGTTGTGAGTCGCGACCAGCGCTACAACCAGGTAGGCAAGATCAAGCATCTGGTGACAGGCAAAACGGTACGAATGGAATCCAAGTTCATCAACGGCTGGGAAGAGGCCAACCACATGAACGCGGTGTTCCTGAGCAACGAGATCCTGCCCTGGCCCATCAGCGACACCGACCGGCGCATGCTGGTGGTGTGGCCATTGGAGACGTTGCCGGTGGAGCGCCAGAAGGCCATCGGCCAGGAGCTGCAGGAAGGCGGCGTCGCGGCGCTGTACGGTTGGCTATTGGCGGTCGACCTGGGCGATTTCAATCAGCGCACACGTCCACCGTCTACCGATGCCCGGGAGCGGTTGGTCGCCCTGAGTCGTGCCGGCTGGCAAACCTTCCTCCACCTGTGGAAGTACAGTGAACTCGGTCAGGGGTTATGGGGGCCATGCCTCTCCACGGATTTGTATTCGCTGTTCCTTGAGTGGTGCCAGCGCAACAAGGAGCACGTCATGAGTCAGACGAAGTTCTCATTGTTCATCAGTTCGGAGATGAACAAGACACGGGCGATCCCTTGGACCGATGGTAACAACCGACGATTCGGTGCGTTCTTCTTTCCGGTCGACCAGGACGCTTCCCCGCCCCCATCACTGAAAGCGGCCGAGCTTGGCAAGCAGGTCGAAAACTGGCGGGCCAAAGCGAAGCTGGCGGGCTGGAACGTGGACAACTGGGATCACATCAAGGCGGCTGCCGCATGA
- a CDS encoding helix-turn-helix domain-containing protein, producing MTIQKMLNVLLGLGYSQRAIAERVGTTQPTIFRAAKGADIRYETGKAIERLFEQEKGAETQQEIA from the coding sequence ATGACTATTCAAAAGATGCTGAACGTACTTCTGGGGCTTGGCTATTCGCAGCGTGCGATTGCGGAGCGTGTCGGAACGACGCAACCCACGATTTTTCGAGCTGCTAAGGGTGCGGATATTCGATACGAAACGGGCAAAGCAATTGAACGGCTTTTTGAGCAAGAAAAAGGCGCTGAGACCCAGCAGGAAATAGCTTAA
- a CDS encoding phage portal protein, protein MGFFRKDPAELLMREAIKLAKSASSARPIVAQGGGGGTETRWRGASRVLRSMASWIPGLGSPRRDLDQSERRMLVARSRDAMRNHLIARAAITRLRTNVVGTGLVCRSQIDHDALGLSEQQAEELNTRLDRLWSLYADDPRECDAEATLNHYQLQALVMISSMVCGDVLIASPDDERPGCVFSTRLQLIESDRVCNPAGQLDSTNLVDGVEFDRLGAPLAYHVCSGYPNEFTAGQSLRWERLPAFGEATGRRRVMHVMADKERPGQKRGAPYLAPVLEPLQKLERYSSAELMAAVISAMFTVFIKKNNDFQVSNLPLSALANEGNGAGGDTTADGELALGEGAIVDLGQGEEPVIANPARPNAQFDPFFTAVVKEIGAALEQPMEELLLHYSSSYSAARAAMLQAWRFYSLRRWWLICDFCQPSRELLIDEAVARGLIKLPGYADPAKRKAYCQAIWIGPARGAIDELKEANAAGKRIEIGVSNETLETAAMTGEPWQQVYRQRVREVEQRRADGLHVLPKGREQETPPPTNPNEE, encoded by the coding sequence ATGGGCTTCTTTCGAAAGGATCCGGCCGAGCTGCTGATGCGCGAGGCCATCAAGCTCGCCAAGTCGGCATCCAGTGCACGGCCCATCGTTGCCCAAGGTGGCGGGGGCGGCACCGAGACCCGATGGCGGGGTGCCTCGCGCGTACTGCGCAGCATGGCCAGTTGGATTCCCGGTCTGGGCAGTCCGCGCCGCGACCTCGACCAGAGCGAGCGCCGGATGCTGGTAGCACGCTCACGGGACGCCATGCGCAACCACCTGATTGCCCGAGCAGCCATCACCCGCTTGCGCACCAACGTAGTGGGCACCGGGCTGGTCTGCCGTTCGCAGATCGATCACGACGCGCTTGGACTCAGTGAACAACAGGCGGAAGAACTCAACACCCGGCTTGACCGGTTGTGGTCGCTGTATGCCGACGATCCACGCGAATGCGACGCCGAAGCGACGCTCAACCACTACCAGCTGCAGGCGCTGGTGATGATCTCGTCGATGGTCTGCGGCGATGTGCTGATTGCCAGCCCCGACGATGAGCGTCCGGGTTGCGTATTCAGCACGCGCTTGCAATTGATCGAGTCGGATCGGGTGTGCAATCCGGCCGGCCAATTGGACAGCACTAACCTGGTGGACGGCGTCGAGTTCGACCGACTCGGCGCGCCGCTGGCATATCACGTCTGCAGCGGCTACCCAAACGAGTTCACCGCAGGCCAGTCTCTTCGTTGGGAGCGGTTGCCGGCCTTTGGTGAGGCCACTGGCCGGCGTAGGGTCATGCACGTCATGGCCGACAAGGAGCGACCGGGCCAGAAGCGTGGCGCGCCGTACTTGGCGCCGGTGCTGGAGCCACTGCAGAAGCTGGAGCGCTACAGCAGCGCCGAACTGATGGCGGCGGTGATCTCGGCGATGTTCACCGTGTTCATCAAGAAGAACAACGACTTTCAGGTCTCCAACTTGCCGCTGTCGGCGCTGGCCAACGAAGGCAACGGAGCCGGCGGCGACACCACCGCTGACGGCGAGTTGGCGTTGGGGGAGGGCGCGATTGTCGACTTGGGACAGGGCGAGGAGCCGGTGATCGCCAACCCGGCGCGGCCTAATGCGCAGTTCGATCCGTTCTTCACGGCGGTGGTGAAGGAGATTGGCGCCGCCCTGGAGCAACCGATGGAAGAGCTGTTGCTGCACTACAGCAGCAGTTACAGCGCGGCCCGTGCGGCGATGTTGCAGGCATGGCGCTTCTACAGCCTCCGCCGCTGGTGGCTGATCTGCGACTTCTGCCAGCCCAGCCGTGAACTGCTGATCGACGAAGCGGTGGCGCGTGGGTTGATCAAGTTGCCCGGCTACGCCGATCCGGCCAAGCGCAAGGCGTACTGCCAGGCGATCTGGATCGGTCCGGCACGCGGCGCCATCGATGAGCTGAAGGAAGCCAACGCCGCCGGCAAGCGCATCGAGATCGGCGTCAGCAACGAAACGCTGGAAACCGCCGCGATGACCGGCGAGCCGTGGCAGCAGGTGTACCGCCAGCGCGTGCGCGAAGTGGAGCAACGCCGTGCTGACGGCCTGCACGTTTTGCCCAAGGGGCGCGAGCAGGAAACGCCGCCGCCCACCAACCCCAACGAGGAATAA
- a CDS encoding phage regulatory CII family protein, with amino-acid sequence MSRNAKLPAPEPVLSLRKALYRAGHSYRGGVTALALDMVIDYDTLQKKLKHDFEQRWLDPDELEEVIRLTASPVLLDALMRPAGMVWYKPEAAAPTKQALLAVSKLLHETGLFVSSMHEGAADNVWEQHEVAELEKHGADVIRAVLGIMAGARQAMEGHEHG; translated from the coding sequence ATGAGTCGCAACGCAAAACTGCCGGCCCCTGAGCCGGTTCTTTCTCTTCGAAAGGCGCTGTACCGCGCCGGCCATTCCTACAGAGGCGGTGTCACTGCCTTGGCCCTGGATATGGTTATCGATTACGACACCCTGCAGAAAAAGCTGAAGCACGACTTCGAGCAACGCTGGCTGGATCCGGACGAACTGGAAGAAGTTATCCGGTTGACGGCCAGCCCTGTATTGCTGGATGCGCTAATGCGTCCTGCGGGAATGGTTTGGTACAAACCCGAAGCCGCGGCTCCTACAAAGCAGGCGCTTTTGGCCGTCAGCAAGTTGCTGCACGAAACAGGACTATTTGTTTCCAGCATGCACGAGGGCGCAGCGGACAACGTGTGGGAACAGCACGAAGTCGCTGAGCTGGAGAAACATGGTGCGGACGTGATCCGCGCAGTGCTGGGCATCATGGCCGGCGCCCGTCAGGCGATGGAGGGGCACGAGCATGGCTGA
- a CDS encoding head decoration protein, translated as MSNPERQTYVPDQLSAGAFPVMIDTAVIAAGQSLKRGAVLGQVKTSGEYVLCASAATDGSEAPKAILDQATDTSQGAQVAPIRLTGEVLGSQLTLGAGLTLAQAKAALRGLCLFIR; from the coding sequence ATGAGCAACCCCGAACGCCAAACCTACGTGCCGGATCAGCTGTCGGCCGGTGCCTTCCCGGTGATGATCGACACCGCCGTGATCGCCGCCGGCCAGAGCCTCAAGCGAGGCGCTGTTCTGGGCCAGGTGAAAACCAGCGGCGAATACGTGCTGTGCGCGTCCGCCGCCACCGACGGCTCCGAGGCGCCGAAGGCAATCCTCGACCAGGCCACCGACACCAGCCAAGGCGCCCAGGTGGCGCCGATTCGTCTGACCGGCGAAGTGCTGGGCAGCCAACTCACTCTCGGCGCGGGCCTCACCCTGGCGCAGGCGAAAGCCGCGCTGCGTGGTCTGTGCCTGTTCATTCGCTAA
- a CDS encoding phage holin family protein has translation MTNEQQALAEMPIWLVIVLALVGGVSGEMWRADKDGARGWALLRRLALRSGACIACGVTAMMLMIAAGMSIWTAGALGCLTAMAGADVAIGLYERWVAKRLGVSESASTDHT, from the coding sequence ATGACAAATGAGCAGCAAGCGTTGGCTGAGATGCCGATCTGGTTAGTGATCGTCCTGGCCCTGGTTGGCGGCGTGTCGGGTGAGATGTGGCGGGCGGACAAAGATGGGGCGCGAGGTTGGGCATTGTTGCGTCGACTTGCACTTCGATCCGGTGCCTGTATCGCCTGCGGTGTGACAGCGATGATGCTGATGATCGCCGCCGGCATGTCGATCTGGACGGCAGGCGCTCTGGGTTGCCTGACCGCGATGGCCGGCGCCGATGTTGCAATCGGCCTTTACGAACGCTGGGTCGCCAAGCGGTTGGGCGTTTCCGAGTCGGCATCGACCGACCACACCTAG